The sequence GGTGATGCGGGGGAGCTCGCCTCCGAGCAGCCCTCTGAGCCTCCATACGAAGACAGCGGCTGTGAGTGTGAATCGCAGATTTCAGAGCCATCTGCCATGGAGCTGTAGTCAGTCATGCCGAAGGAAAACCAGTCGTTGTATGGCAGGTTCTCTTCGCATAGAGGAGCCGCTCCGTAGATCTGGCACTCATCGTACAGCTGAGCCTCGCTGAAGAGCTGGCTGTATAAGCTAGATTGCATATCGTCGTTCATGGTGCTCGCGTAGGGGGAAGCCATCCCTGAAGCTCTCTGGGATAAGCAATTGCTTGCGTAAATCGAGCAAAACcgtctttatatataagcgTAGTGGTATGCGCTTGCTCAGTTTGCCAAATTGACTCAAAGGTGGTTATTCAGTGTCGCCGTTTGGTATATGACAgtaagagaaagagaatggAGAGGAACAAGATGATTCTGATGGATGGAAAGTGGTATAAGAAAGATACTTCAAGACAACAGAGCGTCAAGACGAGGGCAGTCGAAGGCTTATGAGTCTAGAGCTCTCGAGGGGACGATACATGCCCAAGTATATATGCATGGCTTGCCAATCCCAGGTGTGACAGGGGGGAGGGCTGTGTTTATTTCGACCGAGGATCAGAGCAACAGATAACAAACCGTCCCGGAGCTTGTACTCTCGTACACTACTTGTGCGTTGCTCAAGGGTACACCACACCATCGTTATGGCCCAGGCTTCTAGAAGAGTTGTTAGATTTAGCGCGGATAGGATCCGGCAGGGCGGAAATGCATTGGTGGAGACTCTTCAGAAGTGCTATGAGGGTGACGTAGAACTAGACGCTAATCGTTATGCAGCATAAACCCTATGCAGAGGGGCGTCACACTCACACTGGTGAGGGCATTGTATACCTGGCTTCGGAGGCACTACTGCTACCCGTGGCCCAGAGCCAACCATAGACGGGAAGGGACTGGGCATGGGCAACATGCGGGCTGGCCAAAGCTCTGTGGAGATGAGGGGTCCCATCAGCATGGGCTTCCATCtatcttgctttttcttctttgattttCCCGTCGTCTTTGTTTTCCCCTCCTATGCTATGCCTGTTTGGCTCCTGTCGACTGAATTGGCCAATGGAAGTTGACGAACACGACTTAGACCTAGCGTTGCCGAATCAGCCGAAACCGAGACGTTGCGATGACCACTGAGTATCTCGATTGCTGTGAACTTTAGCGCCCGAGTCTTCATGTACCCTCGCTCCACCGACTTGACGACAATGCTGAATTGTACAACGCCCATGGCATTTCGTCGAGGAACATCTTTTTTGAGGTTGATTTAAGTGAGTGGTGGGGGCCCAGGGCCCCCTAACGCAAAGAATTGCCCTGCTAAAAGACTTGATAAAGGCAATTACGAGTCCTACTACTAAGTAGCGGTAGTAAGTACAAGCTCTGGGTCCGGGTTCGCGTAAAAGAGCCACTAACTAGCAAGATGTGAATGATATGGAAACATGTGGCTGCCAGGCTCAGCCGCACGAGCTGTCAAAAAGATTGCCTGAGCTAGGCAAGCTTGTATCACAGATGACTCTTTAATCCGACTGCCGAGAACTTGGTTGAAGATATCACCGCCAGGAGTAGGAAGACAACATCACCGACTGGTGGTAGTTTCTTGTCACCGCATGCCCCGCTACCGAGGCCCGGGCTCCGAGTGCCATGTTTTCCGTATACCGTTTATCCCTCGCTGATAATCCCGTCAAAACCGGCAAGGATGGCCCGATAAGGGGGGTCTCTTTCATGCCCTATATCTTGCACGTTACAGCCCATACAGTTCATGGCCACAGCAGCGAACAACCTGTTGAAGCGCTGGTATAGGTGCTGTAGACACTGCCAAAAGATTCGTTGCCCGTCTTAGAGGACTCGCTGCGATCTGCCGAGTCGGCCTGACTATCCCGAAGTCGTGAAAGCCGCTTTGGGCAGGAAGCTATCTCCTAGTAGGGATTAGCACCATAGCAACCCTTCGCATGTTGCCAGCAACTTAGCCCATCTTACCTTAGCCCCTTCCCCCACCTTACGTGCATGTAGGCGTGGGTGTAGTGCAGCGAATCCCGAATCCCAAAAGTCCAGCACAGAAGCCCGACTATTGAGCCTCAAGGTGTACACCCATATGTACGTCGGCAATAGATATCGCGGCCTATGGCGAGCTAATGCCGCCTCTATTCCAGGAGAGGGAACGACCGCGTAGGATGTCAGTTCAGGTACTGCCTGCCATTCGAtgctactagcagcagtggtgCTATAATTGCAACAGACAAGCCATTGTTGTCAATTGCGAACAAAGCACCAAATAGCCTATACGACTTGCCTTGTTAGGCGTTCAGGGTGTATCGAACCAATAGTAGTCCTCATACATGGAGGAGGTAGAACCCAGACAATCCGAGTCTTCGTCGGGACATCCAAGCTATTCCTAGTCCCGCCAACAAGTGGCTGGTTTGTTCGAAACTCAACAGATATGGATACGATCGGCGCTGAGGACTTGAGCAACACTCAACTGAATAGCATCCGTGAACCCGCTTTACAGTATCTCGCTGAGCACTGATTTCCTTGCCTCTTTCTTCTAGACTGCAGCCACGATCGAGATGACAACCTCTTTCTAGACGTGTTCCATATTATAAGGAGAGGTCTGTGTCCGTGTCCGTGTAAGCGTCATTGGTCGGGCGTCTTCAGAGGTGAAGTGGCCTGGCGCGTGCTCTGCATGGCTGAATTTTCTCTTTCCGCGCCTCATGCTGGGGCCTCACTTTGATCTCTGGTAATAACCCAAAGGATCGACTGGGTTATGCAAGGGAATGAAGGACCAAACAAGCTATGCTCCACTCGCGGCTTTGCAACATAGCGTGCGGACATTGATGAACCTCTGCGCTCCTCGGGGCCGTCATAAAGCGGCCAGACGTGGCTGATTCAGATGATCGTCGACCAGGACTGATCTTGTGCCCCCGTCGCATATATTGAGACTTGGGAGATCGTCATGCCGAACTGCTGCGTTGCGGGCCTCCGGCCTTCTGTCCTAGCTCTGTCTGAAATAGCCCTAGGAAAGCCACGAGGAAAGTATAGCCGCgattggtgatgatgggggCGGCAACAACCGTATGTACGTATCGTATGTAGCAGAGCAGTCATATGCGCCTAGCCTCTTTTCCTCAGCATCTTATCAGCAGCCAGAGATGGGGAGCATGCACCCTCCTCGTAGCAATAGTACTACGACGAGAGTAGAGCATGCTGACGGGCGGCAACTCCACCACAAGTCAACACGTCCCATCTGCCCGCTTAGCCTTTCCTCCCGTCCATGGCAGCCAAATAGGCACTGCTGCGAGTCTAGGGCGGCGCGCCATCCTTGGCCGGCACGCGTTGGGAAAGCATAACAGGGCCTTCGGGGGCGGTTTCGGGATGCTGGTAGCGGTATCCCTGGGCAGAGAGCGATAGCCAGGCGCCGCCGGAAGAACCAAGCGTGATGTGAGTGATGCGGGAAGTGTTTTTCCACTCATCTCACCCGCTCATGGGGCATCATctctgactttttttttctttcccttttttggcTCTGTGCCAATGACATGGGCACGGGATGATGtcaaacaggaaaaaaactTCACAATCTTTGTGCCATCTGACTAGAGGCGGTCAACAAAACTGTAATAGACACACGCACGAAGGAACGCGAAGATCAAGAACAACGCCCCGGTTGTTCTAGAAGTTTGCAAGCTAGGAGCAGAAAAGGGTAAAGGGggaaaaatgaagaaaaattttCATCGTGGAACAGAAGCCAGGGcaagggaggaggaggaggagtaaGTAGTAATAGCGCCTTGTGGTCTTGCCTTGGCCGTTTGATGATTTTTACGAGAAACGAGAAACGAGGGAAGGCGCGCGCTTCTGCATCTTGGCTGTGCCATAATCCCGAGGGCTAGAACCGTTTTGATGACGGTAATTGCTCTTGCCAACTCACCATATATCATTCTGCATGCAATAGATCTATTGGGAAGGGGCACTTGGGGGGCCCCTGATgggaaaacgaaaaaaataatatctcaaaaaaaaaaaaaaaaaaaaaaaaaaaaagacgctAACTTATGAATTTTGTAGTAATAAATTCAaaattaagaagaaaaataattgcgcctgctactactaatagGGCCGAAGGCACGATGACGTGTGGCGTCTTggataaaaaggaaaataagcCTTTGATGAGCGAAACTAACCCCCTGGCTGGGCTGGTTAGTATGGCTTCTAGAAGTCTCTAAGCTCTGTTATCTGTCGACAGGCTAAATGCAAGCCGTAGATTGATCGTCTCCGGTTGAAAACATTACAGGTACCTCCCCAAGCAATATCGTATCGTATTAGGTATCTCTCGCCATGCATATGACCCCCAATTAAAGCCACCAATCCTccaggcatcatcatcatcatcgtcatatGCATCCATCATTTCCATCATAAGGggggctgttgttgttgttgttgttgttgttgttgttgttgttgttgttgttgttgttgttgttgttgtttctttACCAAACTAGATTGTTGTCTccctcatctccatcctcacTGCCGTCCTCACTGCTGCCCTCTAGTGCCGCGTCCCGGCCAGGCTTCCACCCCATCCGGTCCTTCGCCACGGGCACGTCGCCAAAGACTTGCGCCATCGTGATCCAGTGCATGCAGTGCTGCAAAAGGTCGTCGTTGCGCTCCATCTTGGCCTCGTATGCCTTGACCAGGCCCTTTAGCTGCTCCACCTCCTTCTTGAGGTCCTTAATCTttttctccagctcttccatgAACTCGTACTGCGCGTCTTGCTCTTGGCGCAGCACGCCCAGCTCGCCGGTGGTGGTCCAGCCAAGACGGGTCTGGGTCTGGTTGCGAGTTAGATGAGACCGCTTGTGACTAAAGAGCTGCGTAAAGGTGCTGGCAACCTTGTTGAAGACGCCGGACTGGAGGTTGACGGTGCTGGGGTCGGTGATGGACGCATCCTTCTCGTCTGCGCCGAGAGTTGACGTTTCCTCTGGAGCGGCGGCGGACTGTCGCTTGTGCGGCTTGTCGTACCAAGACACCCACTCCGAATTGGCACTCatcttttccttgttttcttcACCCTTTCGTTTTCGTAAATGTCCTAGTCTGGAATATAAGCCACGATGGAGTGCCCTCGTGGCAGTTTCATGGTTACTTACTGTCAAATAGGATTTGCTTGCTCGTAAAAGCACTTTGAGAATATCTTCTGTGTGCAGATTTGTCTTGTCGAGACTGAAGAGTAGAGTTTGTGTCAGTGGCCACAATATCAAACAAGCGAGGAAGCAAACGCTCTGCAAACGCTCTGCAAACGCAGCAGCATAAACAGCATTATTCACTCATCTGCTTCATCCGATCTTTCAtggccagctgcagctctaTCTTCTCACTGAATCACTGCTGTGTCCACTTCAACAAACGGAATCCTGCAATTCCTCAGTTCCACAACCAATGGCTGATGTGGAATCAAAAATCACTTCCATGCCTAATCCGTTTGTACCGTACCATGCGTCTGCGCATTTCTGCTCACCGTGCTACTCAGCGCCCGCAAGTTCCCACTCCTTCTAGACTCTGCGCCAAGGATCTTCCCAAAGCCTGCAAGATAAACAGATCTCACAAATCTATAGTCGGTCCATAGAATAAACACTACCAAGCAGTGAGATGATACTGGTAGTAGTACCATTCAGATCTCCGTGTAGATTACCCCTCCTCTGCCGGCCGCAGTACCTGCATGCTACAGGCAAGTAGGGGAGAATAGTACGCACTGAGTTGGGTAAGGCTGAGTCGCAGTGCGTCCGAGTtaaggcgaggcgaggcgagacAGCTCGACAAGACACGCCCTACAGAGATCGCAACTGTTACGAGTTGCTGTCTATATATTACACTGATGCGCCCTTGACTCCATCACAAAACACTATAGAGTACAAGTTTAGGGACTGGAGTACTTTAATCGATCCTTGGTCCCCAGTTAAATCCTTTAGCTGCAAAGTTCCTAACAGTTGTGATCCCTGTGGGGGTGTAGTTCAAAACGTAGGGCTGGATCTGCACGCCTACCAAGTAGGAGTGTTCGTACATAAAGCACTGCAGTTGATAGCAGTGGTACATAGCAGTATGTACCATCAAGGCCAATGTTAGTACGATAGTACATCCTTGTAGAGAGCGGGAGTTGCCGATGGTGGCCCCCCGGATAATTCGCGAGTCATGGCTTGACATGATGTAGCATCCGCCATGTCCCCATGCAACCACGCGCATTTATGACAGTTGATCGTAAACTGCAAGTACGTTGACTCGAGACGTTCTGTGGGGGGGAATAAGTCTTTGCTGTACCCTTTCTTCTATGTGCAACGGATCTTCCCGAGGTGTTCTTCTAGCACCATGAACGCTTGGCTCTATGACGTCTCCTTCAAACAAACCCTGTCATAACAGGCCCGAATGCGATACGGCGACAACCCTAAGATAACGATATCAATCTAGGAAGTACTTTTCTAATATACGAGCTGGCTTATCACGACTTTGTCTGCGGCAAGTTCCATCTGGTTGAGCGGCTTGTGTGAAGTTAGCTGAACCCCTTAGCGCCAGTTTCTAACTGAGGTCCAAGTTTCTTTCTAAATAGTTCAGCCATAGTTCCCAGCTCTTAGTGATGTACGCGGGTTTACTCACTTAAGAGGTATATGCATATGTGCGAAGCCATTTGGCTTTGCAAGTCCGCTTGTTTGTTGTCACTTCAATTAGCATCTCAACAACACCATTTGCTTACTGAGCCACATTGCGAGACAAGGAAACTGCAAACAATCTCTCGGCACAGAATTTGTTTCCCttgagaggaaaaaaaaagggggggacgCCGCCTCATATAGATTATTTTGGCACTAGTCATTTCCCTCCATTTGAGAAACCCAACTTTAGTAGCGCATAGTCGCAGCTACGATGATGATCTCTTATAACTCCCataaagacaagaaagaaagaaaaaaatcagcCCCGTCATGGACAGGGCACGGATGACAAAAGCAAAAACACATAATAGTCCCAGCCTAGCCTATGCATCCCATCATCAAAAGCCAACAGTTGACTAAATGTCATCTTCAAGAAATTTGTAAGCAAATTTAAAATCAGCCTTTCTCCGGTTCATCCTATAGTAGAGTAGAGGTTAATAATTGAGATTATATAATGCAACAAGACCGTTAAGGTGCATCTTACCATGTGCTCTCGTAGTCAAAGAAGCGATAGGTGCCTTGCTCGAATTCCTCTGTGATATTCTTGGGTTCTTCGTGCCGCTGGAACCAGGTTTGGTACTGCTTGTGAAACCGCCAACTTTGATCTTTCAGCGCCTTGGCGGCCAAATACTGCTGCGCCGTTCCTTGCTTGTAGTAAAAAACGTAAAACAGAGTGTCGGGGTCTATCCTCGAGTACAGCCGAGGGTCATCAAATATGGGCAGCGGTTGTGTGGGGAATCCAGAACCAGTCTGCGGCACAGGCATATCGGGACGATATGTTCGCGGGACATCGGCTTCAAAAGCGCTGGGGTAGCTCAGCTGGCTCGCCTTCATCAAGCTCAGGGTTGAAGGCGATAATGGTTGGTAAGGTCGTTTTCGTGATGTCTCATACGACTCAACGAGATCTTGTAGGGACGCAGGGAGATGATAGATGGATTCCTCTTCGGTCTCCTCCGTAGTGGACTTGACACCGTTGGCGGAACCGTTTGCTTGGGTTGCTTTATTTGGAAGTGATCCGGTGTTAGCTGGAGAATACACACATAATAACATCCACAAGGTGCTCTCATTGGCAACTTACCAGAGGATGCCTCGGAGGGTGGTGCTTCCGATGTGGCTGGCTGTTTCCCTGACGC comes from Trichoderma asperellum chromosome 3, complete sequence and encodes:
- a CDS encoding uncharacterized protein (EggNog:ENOG41) gives rise to the protein MSANSEWVSWYDKPHKRQSAAAPEETSTLGADEKDASITDPSTVNLQSGVFNKVASTFTQLFSHKRSHLTRNQTQTRLGWTTTGELGVLRQEQDAQYEFMEELEKKIKDLKKEVEQLKGLVKAYEAKMERNDDLLQHCMHWITMAQVFGDVPVAKDRMGWKPGRDAALEGSSEDGSEDGDEGDNNLVW